In Janthinobacterium sp. J1-1, a single genomic region encodes these proteins:
- a CDS encoding MlaD family protein has translation MENRSHALLTGFFTLTLLVAAILFGVWFNRDRVERVPYLLATTLSVPGLNPQAAVRYRGLEVGKVDAIDFDTQKAGQILVHISVAPDTPVTNTTFATLGYQGVTGIAYIQLDDETVGSKLLGTTKEKPSLIPLRAGLLDQLEKRGKRILDQAEQITNKVNNLLSTDNQAAMLAAFTEVGKTAKAFGEIPKQLQPTLQQLPQLTDETRKSIAAIKDAGDNVTELSQTWKKLGTDLQAPGGMLDNVNGTVARVGRSVESVASGVSLEVLPQVIELSGEARSSMRALKTTMSTLNEQPQSILFGNPDIPPGPGEPGFSAPAK, from the coding sequence ATGGAAAACAGATCACACGCCCTGCTGACGGGCTTTTTCACGCTCACCCTGCTGGTTGCCGCCATTTTGTTCGGCGTCTGGTTCAACCGCGACCGGGTCGAACGCGTGCCCTACCTGCTGGCCACCACCCTGTCGGTGCCGGGCCTGAACCCGCAGGCGGCCGTGCGCTACCGTGGCCTGGAAGTGGGCAAGGTCGACGCGATCGACTTCGATACGCAAAAAGCCGGGCAGATCCTGGTACATATCAGCGTCGCGCCCGACACCCCGGTCACCAATACCACCTTTGCCACCCTGGGCTACCAGGGCGTGACGGGCATCGCCTATATCCAGCTCGACGATGAAACCGTGGGCTCGAAACTGCTGGGCACGACCAAGGAAAAACCGTCCCTGATCCCGCTGCGCGCGGGCTTGCTCGATCAACTGGAAAAGCGCGGCAAGCGCATCCTCGACCAGGCCGAACAGATCACCAACAAGGTCAACAACCTGCTCAGCACCGACAACCAGGCCGCCATGCTGGCCGCCTTCACGGAAGTGGGCAAGACGGCCAAGGCCTTCGGCGAGATTCCGAAGCAGCTGCAGCCGACCTTGCAGCAATTGCCGCAGCTGACCGATGAAACGCGCAAGAGCATCGCCGCCATCAAGGATGCGGGCGACAATGTGACGGAACTGTCGCAGACCTGGAAAAAACTGGGCACCGACCTGCAGGCGCCTGGCGGCATGCTCGACAACGTCAATGGCACGGTGGCGCGCGTCGGCCGCTCGGTGGAATCGGTGGCCAGCGGCGTCTCGCTGGAAGTGCTGCCGCAAGTCATCGAGCTGAGCGGCGAAGCGCGTTCCTCAATGCGCGCCCTGAAAACCACCATGAGCACCCTGAACGAACAGCCGCAAAGCATCTTGTTCGGCAACCCCGACATTCCGCCCGGTCCGGGCGAGCCCGGCTTCTCGGCGCCGGCAAAATAA
- a CDS encoding ATP-binding cassette domain-containing protein, which produces MSEENASCGLTHSDDAESKLDFHGDTPVVEISNLWTKFGRTVVHQDLNLEIERGEILSIVGGSGTGKTVLLRQMLGLEHPSRGCVKVFGEDINKADRDHLQQLRNHWGMLFQQGALYSALTVFDNVAQPMRELRVLPEDLIHDAVLLKMNMVGLGPEHALKMPSDLSGGMIKRVALARALALEPKLLFLDEPTAGLDPDLSESFVTLIQSLHRELGLTVVMVTHDLDTLFALSTRIAVLAEKHVIALGTTREVIAVDHPFIKQFFLGDRGKRALAVLDEKQAAEAPPELAPGTDKKAEN; this is translated from the coding sequence ATGAGCGAAGAAAACGCCAGCTGCGGCTTGACACACAGCGACGACGCCGAGAGCAAGCTGGACTTCCACGGCGATACGCCGGTGGTCGAGATCAGCAATCTGTGGACCAAGTTCGGCCGCACCGTGGTGCACCAGGACCTGAACCTGGAAATCGAACGCGGCGAGATTCTCTCCATTGTCGGCGGCTCGGGCACCGGCAAGACCGTGCTGCTGCGCCAGATGCTGGGGCTGGAACACCCGTCGCGCGGCTGCGTCAAGGTGTTTGGCGAAGACATCAACAAGGCCGACCGCGACCATCTGCAGCAATTGCGCAACCACTGGGGCATGCTGTTCCAGCAGGGCGCCCTGTATTCGGCGCTGACCGTGTTCGACAATGTGGCCCAGCCGATGCGCGAACTGCGCGTGCTGCCCGAAGACCTGATCCACGACGCGGTGCTGCTGAAAATGAATATGGTCGGGCTGGGGCCGGAACATGCGCTCAAGATGCCGTCGGACCTGTCGGGCGGCATGATCAAGCGCGTGGCCCTGGCGCGCGCCCTGGCGCTGGAACCGAAGTTATTATTTCTCGACGAGCCCACGGCCGGCCTGGACCCGGACTTGTCGGAAAGTTTTGTCACCCTGATCCAGTCGCTGCACCGCGAACTGGGCCTGACGGTGGTGATGGTCACGCACGACCTCGACACCCTGTTCGCCCTGTCCACGCGCATCGCCGTGCTGGCCGAAAAACATGTGATCGCACTCGGCACCACGCGCGAAGTCATCGCGGTCGATCACCCGTTCATCAAACAATTCTTCCTGGGCGACCGCGGCAAGCGCGCGCTGGCCGTCCTCGATGAAAAACAGGCCGCCGAGGCGCCGCCGGAACTCGCCCCCGGCACTGACAAGAAAGCGGAGAATTAA